Proteins found in one Salvia splendens isolate huo1 chromosome 10, SspV2, whole genome shotgun sequence genomic segment:
- the LOC121750746 gene encoding protein ENHANCED DISEASE RESISTANCE 2-like has translation MCSTKHTQKHQNSHNHPRTSPSTAAVVTGEDWRDEAVTTGSLKHVDLNTGSNGWASPPGDLFSVRGPNYLTKKGKNPAGEWLMNPAGVDWLRSSGKLDHVLARPDNRVMNALRASRCEKSSKTFIIAINLQVPGREHHSAVFYFSSKVDEPIGSNSLLYQFINGSDAFRSSRFKIVNKIVKGPWIVKTTVGNYSACLLGKALNCYYHRGPNYLEIDVDIGSSAIASAILKLALGCVTAVTIDMGFLVEGQKEEELPERLFGAVRICQMEMSSATFVESAIATSKVLPMSSGGESENEDD, from the coding sequence ATGTGCTCTACAAAGCACACGCAGAAgcaccaaaacagccacaatCACCCCCGCACCTCCCCCTCCACCGCGGCCGTTGTCACCGGGGAGGATTGGAGAGATGAGGCCGTCACCACCGGATCGCTGAAGCACGTCGACCTCAACACCGGATCCAACGGCTGGGCGTCGCCGCCAGGGGACCTATTCTCCGTCCGAGGCCCGAATTACCTGACGAAGAAGGGCAAGAACCCCGCCGGTGAGTGGCTGATGAATCCGGCCGGCGTCGACTGGCTCAGATCCAGCGGCAAACTCGATCACGTCCTGGCGCGGCCGGACAACCGCGTGATGAACGCGCTGCGCGCCTCGAGGTGCGAGAAATCGTCGAAGACGTTCATCATCGCGATCAATCTCCAAGTCCCCGGGCGCGAGCATCACTCGGCGGTTTTCTACTTTTCCAGCAAGGTCGACGAGCCGATTGGGTCGAATTCGCTGCTGTATCAGTTCATCAACGGCTCCGATGCCTTCCGCAGCAGTCGATTTAAGATTGTGAATAAAATCGTGAAAGGACCGTGGATTGTGAAAACGACGGTGGGGAATTACTCGGCGTGTTTGTTAGGGAAGGCGTTGAATTGCTACTACCACCGCGGACCTAATTATTTGGAAATCGATGTCGATATCGGTAGCTCCGCCATCGCCTCCGCGATTTTGAAGCTGGCGTTGGGTTGCGTGACGGCGGTGACGATCGATATGGGCTTTTTGGTTGAGGGACAAAAGGAGGAAGAGCTGCCTGAGCGGTTATTCGGTGCCGTGAGGATTTGTCAAATGGAGATGAGCTCAGCCACGTTTGTTGAGAGCGCAATCGCAACAAGCAAGGTTTTGCCGATGAGTAGTGGCGGTGAAAGCGAAAATGAGGATGATTAA
- the LOC121752986 gene encoding actin-histidine N-methyltransferase-like: MFLHCDMLLHSVISTNSLWARSQRPIFPSLFRCLCKSTKAFTSVSSFEGSCVDEDCNDFLPWLGNKAGGEISSLLSIGKSAYGRALYATKDIQTGDCLLKVPYSTQLAPDNLPPEIACLLGDEVGDVAKVALLILYEKHLGKKSEWAPYISRLPLLMEMHSSVFWSDEELEMIRQSALYEETLKQKKQIEKDFLAVQLVSDDFPEQFQHITLQDFTYAYGLVTSRAWVSSRGVSMIPFADFLNHDGTSDSYVLSDAGRQHSEVIADRDFAPGDEVLIRYGKFSNATLLLDFGFTVSCNRYDQVRVELNVPQHDALYTQKLEILGRDRTPRIKDDNEFTYYENSFTVKKVGGGSRWGKGIPQSLRAFARIMACDSQQELHDLAKEAAENDGRLARKPLKNKSRELAAHQLLLSEMSRLIKDHDEHIKSRAPTPPTLREKSALRQKLALDLLSGELRVLKSASAWLESYCSRL; encoded by the coding sequence ATGTTCTTACATTGTGATATGCTACTTCATTCAGTCATTTCAACAAACAGTTTGTGGGCTCGGTCACAGAGACCTATATTCCCTTCTCTCTTTCGATGTTTATGCAAATCAACTAAAGCTTTTACTTCAGTTTCTTCGTTTGAGGGGTCATGTGTAGATGAGGATTGCAATGATTTTCTGCCATGGCTTGGGAACAAGGCTGGGGGTGAAATTTCTTCGTTACTTTCGATTGGGAAGTCTGCCTATGGTAGGGCATTGTATGCTACTAAGGATATACAAACTGGGGATTGTTTGTTGAAGGTTCCGTATAGCACGCAGCTTGCCCCGGATAATCTCCCTCCGGAAATAGCTTGTTTGCTGGGAGATGAAGTTGGTGATGTTGCTAAAGTTGCGTTGCTCATTCTCTATGAGAAACATTTGGGGAAGAAGTCCGAGTGGGCGCCTTATATCAGCCGCCTTCCTCTGCTAATGGAAATGCATAGCTCGGTGTTCTGGAGTGATGAAGAATTGGAGATGATTCGACAGAGTGCTCTGTATGAAGAAACTCTCAAACAGAAGAAACAGATTGAAAAAGACTTCTTGGCTGTTCAGTTGGTTTCTGATGACTTTCCTGAGCAATTTCAGCATATCACGTTGCAGGATTTCACGTACGCATATGGATTAGTCACTTCTCGAGCGTGGGTGAGCTCGAGGGGTGTTTCCATGATTCCCTTTGCAGATTTCTTGAATCACGATGGCACTTCAGATTCGTATGTTTTGAGTGATGCAGGCAGACAACATTCGGAGGTGATAGCTGATCGCGATTTCGCTCCAGGCGATGAGGTCCTGATAAGATATGGAAAGTTTTCGAATGCTACACTCCTTCTGGATTTTGGTTTTACTGTTTCTTGCAACCGTTATGATCAAGTTCGTGTTGAGCTTAATGTGCCCCAACACGATGCTCTCTACACGCAGAAGTTGGAGATTCTTGGCAGAGATCGCACACCAAGGATCAAGGATGACAACGAGTTCACATACTACGAAAATTCTTTCACGGTCAAAAAAGTAGGAGGTGGTAGCAGGTGGGGGAAGGGGATCCCCCAATCACTCCGTGCATTTGCTCGCATCATGGCTTGCGATTCTCAGCAAGAGTTACACGACCTGGCGAAGGAAGCTGCAGAGAATGATGGAAGGCTGGCTCGGAAGCCACTGAAGAACAAGAGCAGAGAGCTTGCAGCCCATCAGCTGTTGCTTTCCGAGATGTCTCGTTTGATAAAAGATCACGATGAACACATCAAGTCGCGGGCTCCAACGCCTCCCACTCTACGGGAGAAGAGTGCTCTGAGGCAGAAACTAGCACTAGATCTCCTGAGTGGTGAACTACGAGTGCTGAAGTCGGCTTCTGCTTGGCTCGAGAGCTACTGTTCGAGGTTGTGA